From Gadus macrocephalus chromosome 16, ASM3116895v1:
TTCAATTAGATATTGAAACATGAAGTAAAATATTCCCCCTTGATGCTCCGCAATCTatgacatatttatttattcaaccaGGTGCGAGCTATGCTCCAAATTCTCAGACGGTTTAACTGGACTTGGTTTGGACTATTGGTCATTGATGAAGACTATGGACGCCATGCTGCCCGTTTATTCCAGTCAGACCTGGCCCAGTCTGGTGGAAGCTGCCTGGCTTATCTAGAGGTTCTGCCCCAGGGAAACGATATGGCTGAGATTCAGAGGATCGTTGAAATAATGAAGAAATCCACATCCCGTGTGGTTATTGTTTTTGCACATCCAAGCAACATGCTTGATCTAATGGAAGAGGTTAGTTATTTTGGTATAATAGGAATATGTGATGTTTCTTTTTGTATGTTTAACAAAGGCAGGAATATAATTACTGATATTCAAAGTGTTAAAAACAAATGCTTTGGTAAATGCATTATTCAAATGAACACTGATGAATATAATTTGTTAATCAAAACCACAGGTTGTAAGGCAGAATGTAACAGGCCTACAGTGGATGGCAAGTGAAGCCTGGATTGAAGACAAAGTGCTCCATACTCCCAGCTACATGCCTTTCCTTGCAGGCACTCTGGGCATTGCCATCCGCCGGGGGGAAATACCAGGACTCAGGGACTTCCTACTGACCATACGCCCTGACAATGACACTCTCAGCAGCAAGGACCATAATTTAGTGCGGATTTCACCTAACCTTTTATGTCTTGAAGGAAAAATTTTCAATATATATGTTATCTCAATGCTACTAATGTTTTCTTATGACCCCTTCCTATTTATCAATTCCCCTTCATTAGGTGAAGCAGTTTTGGGAGCACGTATTTCAGTGCAAGTTTGTAATCCCTGGTATGGAGTTTGAAGGGCAGACTCTAGAAAGACTATGTACAGGGAATGAAAGTCTAAGGAATATAGAGACTGAATTCCTGGATCTGTCTAACCTCAGGCCAGAGTATAATGTGTACAAGGCAGTATATGCCCTGGCACATGCCCTACATGACATTATGCAGTGTGTTCCAGGGAGTGGGCCTTTCCAAGGTCAAAGTTGTGCCAGTTTACAGGGACTAGAGCCATGGCAGGTCAGTTTTCAGTTCAATTTGCTGTGATTGATTATTAGACTTAATGTCGATTTGATAAATCCATAATTCAACCGGTTTTTATTGATTCGTTTTTACTGGTTGTACCGTTTTTGTGTCCTACCATACAGattttatattacttgcaaaaGGTCAATTTCACTACAGACTTTGGTGACCAAGTATCATTTGATGAGAATGGGGATGCTTTACCAATCTATGATGTGTTGAACTGGAGGTGGCCCCCAGATGGAAGAGCAGAGGTTAAAAATGTGGGAGATGTCAAAGAAATGGCCTCAAAAATCGTTCATCTTATCCTTGATGAAGACAAAATCTTTTGGAATTTCGAACCAAAAAAGGTGTGCTTCAACACTACATATTGCTGGTGACCTGTTTAATTTATATGATGACAATAAGAAATATCTTTAAATGTGATCAACTTGTTTCCTCCTTAGCCACCCAAGTCAGTGTGCAGTGAAAGCTGTCCCCCTGGCACCCGCATGGCCCGAAAGAAAGGTGAACCTGTCTGCTGCTTCGACTGCATCCCTTGTTCAGAAGGAGAAATTAGCAATGAAACtggtttgttttaaataaatatattcataCAATGCACGTCTCTAGTCAAAATAAATGACCAAAGCCAATAATTACTTGTTGTTCTGAATACATTCCTGTTTGTTAGATTCAACCGAATGTACCAGCTGTCCAGGGAATTTTTGGTCCAACCTCCAACGTAATCACTGCGTCCCGAAAAGTATGGAATTCCTTTCCTATGTGGAACCCCTGGGAATCTCCTTGACCACTGCCTCATTATTTGGTGCACTTTTATGCACCATTGTTTTGGGAATCTTCACCCATCATCGTACCACGCCAGTGGTTAGGGCCAACAACTCAGAGCTTAGCTTCCTCATTCTGCTGTCACTCAAACTATGCTTCTTGTGCtccttgtttttcattggtcaacCAAGGCTCTGGACTTGTCAATTGAGGCATGCAGCCTTTGGGATCAGCTTTGTTCTGTGTGTCTCATGTATCCTGGTGAAGACCATGGTCGTTCTGGCAGTATTTAAGGCCTCCAAACCAGGTGGTGGCGGTAGTCTGAAGTGGTTTGGGGTAATGCAACAGAGAGGGACTGTTGTATTTCTGACTTTAATACAAGCAGCAGTTTGTACAACATGGCTTGTGTCTTCCTCACCAGCCCCTCATGAAAACAAAGGTTACTACAATGATAGTGGTTGAGTGTGTAGTGGGGTCCACAGTAGGATTTGGAGTATTACTGGGCTATATTGGCTTACTGGCTGTTCTCAGTTTCTTGCTTGCATTCTTGGCACGAAATCTACCAGATAACTTCAATGAAGCCAAGTTTATCACCTTCAGCACGCTGGTCTTCTGTGCTGTTTGGATAGCCTTTATCCCCGCTTATATCAACTCCCCTGGAAAATATGCCGATGCTGTGGAGGTATTTGCCATTCTATCTTCTAGTTTTGGCCTGTTACTTGCCTTATTTGGACCAAAGTGTTATATAATTCTCCTTAAGcctgagaaaaacacaaaaaaggcTTTAATGGGACGAGTCACACCAAGATCATAGAAAAAGTGCAATTAATTGTTgtcctttgttgttttttgattaATTGATTTAGTCAGTGAGTTTGTCAATCATTTATCCATGAACTGCATTCTATGATTAGTTAATTAAAGAGCTTTGCCATTTAAAGTGTAATTCAGTTATACATCTATAATGCTTAGTTTGAATAACATATATTAAAACAGAATAAATCTTGCATTCAATATTATGAcaacactttattttttaccaAACTGTGCAAGCCTAATTTGACTCATTTTTCTTTAGAGACAGGTTTGAGCTCCAGTATACAACCCCCAAGTTCCATCCACTTCTCGCTTCCAGTCCAATGCATATACACTTAGAACACAATGCATTCAATGAAAATGTAACCCATTCCTGGGCTCATATCATATCTTAAACAGCCAAAGATATATGTATTGATGTTATTTGTCCAGTTAAGGTTAAATAGCAAATATTTCAAAAATGAAATTGGTGAATGGTGTGGATGAATGAATAGACACAAGGAACCTTTATTTCTGAATGGATGTGTTTTtctaaaataaacagaaaatattttaatctataataatataaaatacttTTGTACATTTAAAAGTCAAAAGCTAATTAATTCATAAACAAAATAGCCTCTCATTTCaagtggtgtttttttctggcccttTCAAATGgctaaaatatttaaaaactgATTTGAAAACAAGAGGCCAATATGGAAAAAAGATCTCCACAGCTACCGGGAACTTCTGAAGGGCAATTTACTGATTAACggcattacaagccgtttgaaaatcagaGTTTTCCTGtgctttagtgacatcacatgtgggagtgtccaccgAGATGGATGCTGGATAAATCCGTCTACGAGCACCCAGTTGACa
This genomic window contains:
- the LOC132474984 gene encoding LOW QUALITY PROTEIN: extracellular calcium-sensing receptor-like (The sequence of the model RefSeq protein was modified relative to this genomic sequence to represent the inferred CDS: inserted 2 bases in 1 codon), with product MEFLSYVEPLGISLTTASLFGALLCTIVLGIFTHHRTTPVVRANNSELSFLILLSLKLCFLCSLFFIGQPRLWTCQLRHAAFGISFVLCVSCILVKTMVVLAVFKASKPGGGGSLKWFGVMQQRGTVVFLTLIQAAVCTTWLVSSSPAPHENKGYYNDXVVECVVGSTVGFGVLLGYIGLLAVLSFLLAFLARNLPDNFNEAKFITFSTLVFCAVWIAFIPAYINSPGKYADAVEVFAILSSSFGLLLALFGPKCYIILLKPEKNTKKALMGRVTPRS